A single uncultured Acetobacterium sp. DNA region contains:
- a CDS encoding site-2 protease family protein, with protein sequence MNLVTILITLLILCVLVIVHELGHFMVAKKTGIFVEEFAIGMGPKLFGHQGKETLFTIRAFPVGGFCKMRGEEPEFDEEGNLIPKDPGTPIDPRSFEAKSRGQKLLVLVAGSAMNIIFAIFCLIVVALFTGHTNIFDAIGTAFFNTWRFSGLIFQSFGMLFTGQVGLDQLAGPIGMVSMVDTFLQSGLIILLAFTAMLSVNLGIINLFPLPALDGGRIFIILVEMIVRRKLSPEWEMKINYFGFIALIGLAILIAFNDVMRLAA encoded by the coding sequence TTGAATCTAGTTACCATACTCATCACACTGCTCATATTATGTGTCTTAGTCATTGTTCATGAACTGGGTCATTTTATGGTCGCAAAAAAAACAGGCATTTTCGTTGAAGAATTTGCCATTGGAATGGGGCCAAAATTGTTTGGTCATCAGGGAAAAGAAACCCTGTTTACCATCCGTGCCTTTCCCGTCGGGGGATTTTGTAAAATGCGGGGCGAAGAACCGGAATTTGATGAAGAGGGCAACCTTATTCCCAAAGATCCCGGCACTCCCATCGACCCCAGAAGTTTCGAAGCGAAAAGTCGGGGGCAAAAACTGCTGGTTTTAGTGGCCGGCTCGGCAATGAATATTATTTTTGCCATCTTTTGTCTGATTGTCGTGGCCTTATTTACCGGTCATACGAATATTTTTGACGCCATCGGAACCGCCTTTTTTAACACCTGGCGATTTTCCGGTTTGATTTTTCAGTCCTTCGGGATGTTGTTTACCGGTCAGGTGGGACTTGATCAGTTGGCCGGACCCATTGGAATGGTATCGATGGTTGATACCTTTTTACAGAGCGGACTCATTATTTTGTTAGCATTCACAGCGATGTTAAGTGTTAATCTGGGAATTATCAACCTCTTTCCATTGCCGGCATTGGATGGCGGCCGTATTTTTATTATTTTAGTTGAAATGATCGTTCGCCGTAAACTGAGTCCGGAATGGGAAATGAAGATCAACTATTTTGGATTTATCGCCTTAATTGGATTGGCAATACTGATTGCTTTTAACGATGTCATGCGGTTGGCCGCTTAG
- a CDS encoding phosphatidate cytidylyltransferase yields MIIRKGIGAMDRPNSTLESRRAERARAESRRAEKSSMKTRIWTGVIGLPLLIFVLYSGGFILVIGVSLLAIAGILEYTSAINRLIRPKISILLMVFLAGILMLTIKLDYYFLMPVLLLEFIAIFCYEILSGNVGIQRGSATLMGLIYVPVMFGHLFLFETVNKGVYYMWMIFVIAFTTDTAAYFVGKSIGNRKIAPLISPKKTIAGSIGGVVVAALCTILYGTILSSYFNFVLPWYLYLIVGIFGSIAGQCGDLMASMIKRKAKIKDYGSILPGHGGILDRFDSILFIIPLIYIFAKLTIGIA; encoded by the coding sequence ATGATTATCAGAAAAGGAATCGGCGCTATGGATCGGCCGAATAGCACTTTGGAAAGCAGAAGAGCTGAAAGAGCCAGAGCTGAAAGCCGGCGGGCCGAAAAAAGCTCGATGAAAACCCGTATTTGGACAGGGGTTATTGGTCTGCCATTACTCATTTTCGTTTTATACTCTGGCGGCTTTATTTTGGTTATCGGTGTTTCGCTATTGGCGATTGCCGGTATTTTAGAGTACACCAGTGCCATCAATCGGCTCATCCGTCCTAAAATAAGTATTTTGCTGATGGTCTTTTTGGCAGGCATATTGATGCTTACCATCAAATTGGATTATTATTTTCTGATGCCCGTTTTATTGCTGGAGTTTATTGCCATTTTCTGCTATGAAATTTTATCGGGAAATGTTGGTATTCAGCGGGGGAGTGCAACCCTGATGGGATTAATTTATGTGCCGGTGATGTTTGGTCATCTCTTTTTATTTGAAACGGTCAATAAAGGTGTTTACTATATGTGGATGATTTTTGTGATTGCCTTTACGACCGATACGGCCGCATATTTTGTTGGCAAATCCATTGGAAACAGAAAAATTGCACCACTGATCAGCCCTAAAAAAACGATAGCTGGTTCAATCGGTGGCGTAGTTGTTGCGGCTTTGTGCACCATTCTTTATGGCACAATACTGAGCTCTTACTTTAACTTTGTTCTACCTTGGTATTTATACCTGATTGTTGGCATTTTTGGAAGCATTGCGGGACAATGCGGGGATTTAATGGCGTCCATGATTAAGCGGAAGGCCAAAATAAAAGATTATGGAAGTATTTTACCCGGTCATGGGGGAATATTGGATCGATTTGACAGTATCCTGTTTATTATCCCGTTAATTTATATCTTTGCCAAATTAACCATTGGCATCGCGTAG
- a CDS encoding isoprenyl transferase, whose amino-acid sequence MISQLDKDNLPEHIAIIMDGNGRWAKAKNRPRLFGHNAGMKTLKKIVRASSDAGIKIVTMYAFSTENWKRSQEEVDGLMNIAVEYFHKEVGELHENNVKINVIGNLERLGKKVREAAVKAMNKTAANTGLILNIALNYGGRDEILNAVKEIIAQGLTPEEVTEQHISDHLYTKGQADPDLLIRTGGESRLSNFMLWQMAYTEFMFTDVFWPDFEVAVYYEMIHDYQKRNRRYGSAE is encoded by the coding sequence ATGATAAGTCAGCTAGATAAAGATAATCTGCCTGAGCATATAGCAATAATCATGGACGGAAATGGCCGGTGGGCGAAAGCAAAAAATCGTCCGCGTTTATTTGGTCACAATGCCGGCATGAAAACACTGAAGAAAATCGTCCGGGCATCGTCAGATGCGGGCATAAAAATAGTAACAATGTATGCTTTCTCCACCGAAAACTGGAAACGCAGCCAGGAAGAAGTTGATGGGCTGATGAATATTGCGGTTGAATATTTTCATAAAGAAGTTGGTGAACTACATGAAAACAATGTCAAAATCAATGTCATTGGTAATCTGGAAAGACTGGGTAAAAAAGTCAGAGAAGCAGCTGTAAAGGCGATGAACAAAACCGCTGCAAATACCGGTCTTATTTTAAATATAGCACTAAATTATGGTGGCAGAGATGAAATTCTTAATGCTGTGAAAGAAATTATTGCTCAGGGCTTAACACCAGAGGAAGTAACCGAACAGCATATCAGTGATCATCTTTATACGAAAGGTCAGGCAGATCCGGATTTGTTAATTCGCACTGGTGGCGAAAGTCGGCTCAGTAATTTTATGTTGTGGCAGATGGCATACACTGAATTTATGTTTACAGACGTCTTTTGGCCGGATTTTGAAGTGGCAGTCTACTACGAAATGATCCATGATTATCAGAAAAGGAATCGGCGCTATGGATCGGCCGAATAG
- a CDS encoding PAS domain-containing protein, whose protein sequence is MNKKLETYVTLVDFIAEFMGENTEVVLHDMTDWHHSVVAIRNGHISGRKVGDPITEINLKIIRSEIHKKVPFMNNDPEKFKKKETIKSASWFIKDENQALIGMICINSDNHELIAARDLLNKMITPPIVEKDVKEKGPEKINIDVKELVDNNLNHISQDLLKKLKLLSKEEKVELVGKLDEMGTFSVKGTIWYLANCLGVSVPTLYRYISLTKK, encoded by the coding sequence GTGAATAAAAAACTGGAGACCTATGTTACACTGGTCGATTTTATAGCAGAATTTATGGGAGAAAATACGGAAGTCGTCCTCCATGATATGACGGATTGGCATCATTCGGTGGTGGCCATTCGTAATGGACATATCAGCGGACGAAAGGTTGGCGATCCCATTACCGAAATAAACTTAAAGATCATCAGAAGTGAAATCCATAAAAAAGTACCATTTATGAATAATGACCCGGAGAAATTTAAGAAAAAAGAGACAATCAAATCAGCGTCATGGTTTATTAAAGACGAAAATCAGGCTTTAATCGGGATGATCTGTATCAATTCGGATAACCATGAGCTGATTGCAGCCAGAGACCTCTTAAATAAAATGATTACGCCGCCAATTGTTGAAAAAGATGTAAAAGAAAAGGGGCCAGAAAAAATCAACATTGATGTTAAAGAATTGGTTGATAATAACCTGAACCACATTTCTCAGGATTTATTAAAAAAATTAAAGCTCCTTTCAAAAGAAGAAAAGGTAGAACTGGTGGGAAAATTGGACGAAATGGGAACTTTTTCAGTAAAAGGAACGATTTGGTATCTCGCCAATTGTCTGGGAGTGTCGGTACCAACGCTTTACCGCTATATTTCTCTAACAAAGAAATAA
- a CDS encoding RidA family protein has product MDKQAIIADKAPAAVGPYSHAYLAGETLYVSGQLGLIPETGELEQGVIEQAKRGLDNLNAILEYAGFTRKDIVKTTIFLADMSDFATVNGIYADFFADQAEYPARSCVEVAALPKAALFEIEAIAVK; this is encoded by the coding sequence ATGGATAAACAAGCAATTATTGCAGACAAGGCGCCTGCAGCAGTAGGACCTTATTCACACGCTTATTTAGCAGGTGAAACCCTTTATGTGTCCGGTCAGTTGGGTCTGATCCCCGAAACCGGTGAATTGGAGCAGGGGGTAATTGAACAAGCCAAAAGAGGTTTAGATAATCTGAATGCCATTTTGGAATACGCTGGTTTTACCCGAAAAGATATTGTGAAAACCACTATTTTTCTGGCCGACATGTCAGACTTCGCCACCGTAAATGGTATCTATGCTGATTTTTTTGCAGATCAGGCAGAGTATCCCGCCCGTTCTTGTGTGGAGGTAGCAGCGTTGCCAAAAGCTGCTCTGTTCGAAATAGAAGCCATCGCAGTTAAATAA
- a CDS encoding Cof-type HAD-IIB family hydrolase, whose product MEIKLIALDMDGTTLQKDYQSISERTRTVLEEAIAKGIHVVPSTGRILGQLPESIVSIPGINYAVTSNGAAVTNLNTCEVISSNYLGAGSVQKIIKTLTRRNLFCEVYYQGQSYSELRYFEKIGEKNGMPEDLIAFIRSKVKDVDNVFDFTMEHASEIEKINIPLLSDKNHRVLWQKFSQIHGVTLTKAIASNIEVNHRSANKGAGLKQLCRILNLEPGNVMAIGDSDNDMRMLQFAGLAVAMGNAPDEVKAVANHVTLPFDEDGVAHAIEKFVLS is encoded by the coding sequence GTGGAGATAAAATTAATTGCCTTGGACATGGACGGGACTACCCTTCAAAAGGATTACCAGTCGATCTCAGAACGAACCCGGACTGTGTTGGAAGAAGCGATTGCCAAAGGCATCCATGTGGTGCCGTCAACCGGTCGTATATTAGGACAATTGCCTGAATCCATTGTCAGTATCCCGGGAATAAATTATGCGGTTACTTCAAATGGTGCTGCAGTAACCAATTTAAACACCTGTGAAGTGATCAGCAGTAATTATCTGGGGGCTGGCAGCGTCCAAAAGATCATTAAAACCCTGACGCGTCGGAATTTATTTTGTGAAGTTTATTATCAGGGCCAATCTTATAGTGAACTTCGTTATTTTGAAAAGATTGGCGAAAAAAATGGTATGCCAGAAGATCTGATTGCCTTTATTCGAAGCAAGGTCAAAGATGTCGATAATGTCTTTGATTTTACAATGGAACACGCCTCGGAAATTGAAAAAATTAACATTCCCTTACTTAGTGACAAAAACCACCGGGTGTTATGGCAGAAATTTTCGCAAATTCATGGAGTAACGCTGACAAAAGCCATTGCTAGCAATATTGAGGTCAATCATCGATCGGCCAATAAGGGCGCCGGGTTAAAACAGCTTTGCCGGATCCTGAATTTAGAACCGGGAAATGTAATGGCTATCGGAGACAGTGATAATGATATGCGAATGCTGCAATTTGCCGGTCTTGCCGTCGCCATGGGGAATGCCCCGGACGAGGTTAAAGCTGTCGCTAACCATGTTACCCTGCCCTTTGATGAAGACGGAGTGGCGCACGCCATTGAGAAATTTGTGCTATCATAA
- a CDS encoding ABC transporter ATP-binding protein yields MSIVINKLCKKYGEEIIFEEFNLVFEKNKISGILGPSGAGKTTLLNLCSGLEKPDSGTIEGINPQSISYIFQEPRLLPWRTVRENLRLLFKDKSIRKAGAHESDIDAMLELVGLGSVGDYYPQELSGGMRQRVAIARAFLYPSELLLMDEPFSSLDYSLKNRLIEDFSKIWEQDKRTVIFVSHNEDEIRQLAQVIFTFSDKPVQMLKRETL; encoded by the coding sequence ATGTCCATTGTCATAAATAAGTTGTGCAAAAAATATGGGGAAGAAATTATTTTTGAAGAGTTTAATCTGGTCTTTGAAAAAAATAAGATCTCCGGGATTCTCGGGCCATCCGGCGCTGGAAAAACCACCCTGCTCAATCTGTGTAGCGGTCTGGAAAAACCTGACAGCGGAACAATTGAGGGGATTAATCCCCAATCAATTTCTTATATTTTTCAGGAACCCCGGCTATTACCCTGGCGGACGGTCAGAGAGAATCTGCGTTTGCTATTTAAAGATAAATCAATCCGAAAAGCCGGCGCTCACGAAAGCGACATTGATGCCATGCTGGAATTGGTCGGACTGGGGTCTGTTGGCGACTATTATCCTCAGGAGTTGAGCGGCGGTATGCGCCAACGGGTTGCCATTGCCCGGGCTTTTTTGTATCCATCCGAGTTGCTATTAATGGATGAACCCTTCAGCAGTTTGGACTATTCACTGAAAAACCGGTTGATCGAAGATTTTTCAAAAATTTGGGAGCAGGATAAACGTACCGTTATTTTTGTCAGTCATAATGAAGATGAAATCAGGCAATTAGCGCAGGTGATTTTTACTTTTTCAGATAAACCGGTTCAGATGCTTAAAAGGGAAACCCTGTAA
- a CDS encoding ABC transporter permease subunit: MKISTFLENSQHSQIKNVLGKIGVALFWVLLWALAARWVDSPLVLPSPLKTLEGVITLAGDFEFFVSIGVTLLRVFGGVFISVALGLVLGLAGGLNKPFYAIMNPFVSTIKSLPVVSVIILINLWIASGLVPLVVTFLICFPVTWTNVVQGVRSTDKKLLQMAKIYNVEQSKIISEIYLPSVKPYAVSALMNAIGLGWKVTVTAEVLANALPSIGMNLYYAKIYLETDLLFSWTLVIVICSLVIEKITLYMIARNNRKGDGQCPLS; this comes from the coding sequence GTGAAGATTTCTACGTTCTTGGAAAATAGTCAGCATAGTCAAATCAAAAATGTATTAGGAAAAATAGGAGTAGCCCTTTTCTGGGTGCTCCTTTGGGCCTTGGCCGCTCGCTGGGTAGATAGTCCCCTGGTATTGCCATCACCACTCAAAACTCTGGAAGGTGTGATTACCCTTGCAGGGGATTTTGAGTTTTTTGTGAGTATCGGGGTGACATTGTTGCGGGTCTTTGGCGGGGTTTTTATTTCGGTCGCTCTTGGTCTGGTTCTTGGTTTGGCAGGTGGGCTCAATAAGCCTTTCTACGCGATTATGAATCCATTTGTCAGTACGATTAAGTCATTGCCGGTGGTGTCTGTGATTATTTTAATTAATCTGTGGATTGCATCGGGGTTAGTCCCCTTGGTCGTGACCTTTCTGATTTGTTTTCCCGTAACTTGGACAAATGTTGTACAGGGAGTCAGATCCACAGATAAAAAACTTTTGCAGATGGCGAAAATTTATAATGTGGAACAGTCGAAAATTATCAGCGAGATCTATCTACCATCGGTAAAACCCTATGCGGTGTCCGCACTGATGAACGCCATTGGTTTAGGCTGGAAGGTCACGGTAACAGCAGAAGTATTAGCCAATGCCCTCCCATCCATTGGGATGAATCTTTATTACGCAAAAATATATCTGGAAACCGATTTGCTCTTTTCCTGGACATTGGTCATTGTGATCTGTAGTCTTGTCATTGAAAAGATTACGCTTTATATGATTGCCAGAAATAATCGGAAGGGGGATGGTCAATGTCCATTGTCATAA
- a CDS encoding ABC transporter substrate-binding protein: MFRKMNAKKLTILLGLMLVMTLGFTACQAKPAEPQTVKVGTLAGPTGMGMAQMIVNGVDLGENVTTEFTVAGAPDQLTASVINGDFQIAALPSNLAAVLFNKTEGKVVLGSVNTLGVLYIVADEAAGVTRIADLKGKTIVASGQGSTPEYVLNYLLQKNGLTPGVDVTINYVAEHSEAVTQLAAGQATIAMIPEPFVTTITTKKPNIKVAVDMSKAWEEANNGSQLQMTALVVNKEWAEANPKVLDKFLKSYEASINAVNDNPAEGAKNIVAAGIMADAALAEKAIPNCNIVFIPVKDAQKSLNEYYTILAGFEPKAVGGKVPGEDFYVLGK, from the coding sequence ATGTTTAGAAAAATGAATGCAAAGAAATTAACGATCCTCCTTGGTTTGATGTTGGTGATGACATTGGGATTTACCGCTTGTCAGGCAAAACCGGCCGAGCCTCAAACGGTTAAGGTTGGAACCCTTGCTGGCCCAACCGGAATGGGTATGGCCCAAATGATTGTCAACGGTGTTGATCTTGGCGAAAATGTGACCACCGAATTTACCGTAGCTGGTGCACCGGATCAACTAACTGCCAGTGTCATCAATGGCGATTTTCAAATAGCGGCTCTTCCCAGTAATTTAGCAGCAGTGCTGTTTAATAAAACCGAAGGCAAGGTCGTTTTAGGTTCAGTTAACACCCTGGGAGTGCTTTATATTGTGGCAGATGAAGCGGCTGGCGTTACACGTATCGCCGATTTAAAAGGAAAAACAATCGTTGCCAGTGGACAGGGTTCCACCCCTGAATATGTGTTGAACTACTTGTTGCAAAAAAATGGACTGACACCAGGGGTGGATGTAACCATTAATTATGTGGCCGAACATAGTGAAGCAGTGACCCAATTAGCAGCTGGTCAAGCCACCATAGCCATGATTCCTGAACCATTCGTAACGACCATTACAACAAAAAAACCAAACATCAAAGTGGCAGTGGACATGTCAAAAGCCTGGGAAGAAGCAAATAACGGTTCCCAATTACAAATGACAGCACTGGTTGTTAATAAAGAATGGGCTGAGGCCAATCCTAAAGTGTTGGATAAATTTTTAAAATCCTATGAAGCATCGATTAATGCAGTCAATGATAATCCCGCCGAAGGTGCGAAAAATATTGTCGCAGCAGGGATTATGGCAGATGCAGCGTTGGCAGAAAAAGCGATTCCAAACTGCAATATCGTATTTATTCCAGTCAAAGATGCGCAAAAATCCTTAAATGAGTACTATACCATCTTAGCGGGATTTGAACCAAAAGCTGTTGGAGGAAAAGTTCCGGGTGAAGATTTCTACGTTCTTGGAAAATAG
- a CDS encoding TM1266 family iron-only hydrogenase system putative regulator: MIERVAVLTAILENPQAVQEDFNRIIAEYQSLVIGRMGLPLADKGISIICITLCGNMNEINSLNGRLGKLREVHSKLTVSKKEFEEKDEKENV, from the coding sequence ATCATCGAACGGGTAGCAGTACTGACCGCTATTTTAGAAAATCCCCAAGCAGTTCAGGAAGATTTTAACCGGATTATTGCCGAGTATCAATCATTGGTTATTGGAAGAATGGGGTTACCGCTGGCAGATAAGGGCATTTCGATTATCTGTATTACCTTATGCGGTAATATGAATGAGATCAATTCTTTAAATGGACGGTTAGGTAAACTAAGGGAAGTACATTCAAAATTGACTGTCTCAAAAAAAGAATTTGAAGAAAAGGATGAAAAAGAAAATGTTTAG
- a CDS encoding S8 family serine peptidase — protein sequence MKRKLKQHISLICVVLLMAFLPANALAFESMKSENNQMTINTLSEIPDIESNGDINQQVVIIYKQSSAMNVQSLFLSTNEVVSGETVSDRVDVLEVKNDVNIDAFINRVNENPNVLVADRNKIINTYSLPNDPYVTDGKAWQFQNIGTDKTWDQVSNSETIGVAVLDTGLNTTHPDLIGRTIAGYDYVSKSPNVIDQDGHGTLVSGFVAATANNGVGISGVAGSASIKIAPYRVGTKGLMVSNICAALMDAADRSDIKVINMSYGGYEYNNSEAAAIQYAKDRGKVLVAASGNEGEPTDNEASLLSYPASYEGVISVAATSSSNNRASFSQYNNMVDLAAPGENVYTTDMTGGYTSDSGTSFSSPIVAGACGVLLAENANLSAAEVENILETTALDLGNSGRDDYFGYGLIQLDQALAKAAAIKPKPLTAINLNKSTTSIETGNSETLTVSYSPENTTDDKKTTWASSNTAVATVDGYGNVNGITPGNCTITAKVGNFSATCQVTVPNQAGSISVGYQTHIQNIGWQDLKYNGELSGTQGFGYRLEGIKISLDNQGYDLGIAYKTHIQNIGWEPDWRYNGALSGTSGEGLRLEAVQIQLTGADADKFDLYYRTHVENLGWLGWAQKNEDSGSAGFGYRLEGIEIMVLEKETPFDTSGDAYITNNAL from the coding sequence ATGAAACGTAAACTTAAACAGCACATCTCGTTAATTTGTGTTGTGCTGCTTATGGCTTTTTTACCGGCCAACGCTCTGGCCTTTGAATCTATGAAAAGCGAGAATAATCAAATGACGATTAACACCCTGTCAGAAATTCCGGATATTGAGAGCAACGGTGATATTAATCAACAAGTTGTCATTATTTACAAACAGTCTAGCGCAATGAATGTCCAAAGTCTGTTTTTATCCACCAACGAAGTCGTCAGCGGCGAAACCGTGTCGGATCGGGTGGATGTACTGGAAGTTAAAAATGATGTGAATATTGATGCATTCATTAACAGGGTTAATGAAAATCCCAATGTTCTGGTTGCAGATCGAAATAAAATCATTAATACTTATTCACTCCCCAATGACCCTTATGTTACGGATGGTAAAGCCTGGCAGTTTCAAAATATCGGTACTGATAAAACCTGGGATCAGGTCTCAAATTCGGAAACCATTGGTGTGGCAGTATTAGATACAGGCTTAAACACCACTCATCCGGATTTAATAGGTCGTACCATTGCTGGCTATGATTATGTCTCTAAAAGTCCCAATGTTATCGATCAGGACGGTCATGGTACCTTAGTCAGTGGATTTGTTGCTGCAACAGCCAATAATGGGGTCGGCATCTCTGGTGTTGCCGGATCGGCCAGTATAAAAATTGCCCCTTATCGCGTCGGTACTAAAGGTCTCATGGTCAGTAATATTTGTGCTGCGCTGATGGATGCTGCTGATCGTTCGGATATTAAGGTTATTAACATGAGCTATGGCGGTTATGAATATAATAACAGCGAAGCCGCCGCCATTCAATATGCCAAAGACCGCGGCAAGGTGCTGGTCGCAGCATCTGGTAATGAAGGTGAACCAACTGACAATGAAGCCAGCTTACTTTCTTATCCGGCTTCGTATGAAGGTGTTATTTCAGTGGCGGCCACCAGCAGTTCCAATAATCGGGCTTCTTTTTCACAATATAACAATATGGTCGATTTGGCAGCCCCTGGTGAAAACGTGTATACTACTGATATGACTGGTGGATATACCTCCGATAGCGGGACTTCCTTTTCATCTCCGATCGTCGCCGGAGCCTGTGGAGTATTGTTAGCTGAAAACGCCAATCTAAGTGCTGCGGAAGTTGAAAACATCCTTGAAACGACTGCTCTTGATTTAGGTAATTCCGGCAGAGACGATTATTTTGGGTATGGTTTAATTCAGCTGGATCAGGCGTTAGCGAAAGCTGCCGCCATTAAGCCTAAACCGCTAACTGCCATTAATCTGAATAAATCTACCACATCTATTGAAACTGGAAATTCTGAAACTCTGACAGTGAGTTATTCCCCGGAGAATACTACCGATGACAAAAAAACAACCTGGGCTTCGTCCAATACTGCGGTTGCCACTGTTGATGGATATGGTAATGTAAATGGTATCACACCTGGAAACTGTACCATCACGGCAAAGGTTGGTAATTTTTCGGCAACTTGTCAGGTGACTGTTCCCAATCAGGCTGGCAGTATTTCAGTTGGGTACCAAACCCATATCCAGAATATTGGCTGGCAGGATTTGAAATATAATGGCGAACTAAGCGGCACTCAAGGGTTCGGCTATCGGCTGGAAGGGATTAAAATCTCCTTGGATAATCAAGGTTATGACCTAGGAATCGCATACAAGACTCATATTCAAAATATCGGCTGGGAACCGGATTGGCGGTATAATGGCGCATTGAGCGGTACTTCTGGAGAAGGTCTGCGATTGGAAGCCGTTCAGATTCAATTGACTGGTGCTGATGCAGATAAGTTTGATCTTTACTATCGCACTCACGTGGAGAATTTAGGCTGGCTGGGCTGGGCTCAGAAAAATGAAGATTCAGGATCTGCTGGTTTCGGTTACCGCCTGGAAGGGATTGAAATTATGGTCCTCGAAAAAGAAACACCTTTTGACACATCTGGTGATGCTTACATCACTAACAACGCACTGTAA